The genomic DNA GTTggtattaaaaaattatattatgaaaataaaattaaaaatcttattcTATATTCCataatcataaaagaaaattttcagaaaaatatatttcattgaAAATAATAGTAGTGGGTTTCTTCAAATTGTGCATATATGTTTTATGAATATTTAGGTAACTTGTTTCAAATACTCTAAAGACTAATATTAATACTTTgaaaattaagtttatataaGATATAGCTAAATcttaagtttaattatatatatatatatatacatttataattatatatagttttaagaaTAAAAGTTTAATCATTCGTCTAGCGAAAACCCTATAAATAAACCCACTACATTTGAAAGATTACTAAATACGCTACTTCTTTACTTTTTCCACTCGACAAACAAATGACTCCAAGAACCTCTTTTGCACTCTTCCTTGCTCTCAACCTCCTCGTCTTCACTTACACATCAGCCGGATTATTGCCAACCATCCCGGCCATCCCGGCCATCCCGACCATCCCGACCATCCCAGTTATCCCAGTTATCCCAGTTATCCCGGTTATCCCGGTTATCTCAAACAAACTAGCCATCCCAACCCCGCCAGACACCCCGGCCACCCCAGCCACGCCAAAAACACCGACCACGCCAACGACCCCAACCACGCCAACGACACCATTAACGCCAACGACTCCGACTACCCCAACGACCCCGACCTCCCCTACCACTCCGACACCCCCGAAGAACGGTGGATAAGCTAATGGACGGACCTAAGATTAAGCTCCCGAGCCATGTGTCTTATCTAAGGCTTAGTTGACCTTGAGGCTTCATAATTcctctatctcttctttgtaATCGCgtctttttaatttgaataattaAAGTACATCAAGCGATGTTGTTGTTCTTAGTTGGTTTATTATATGTCTTCAACTTATGCATTTGGTGAGCATCTTGAATTTCAAAAGTTGTATTCTCTgtgttttcaaattatatatgtttaattaaattttcacaCATAATTTAGACCGcattaataatttatacattttcttaTCTTGCAAATACTTTTTGTTTACttaataaagtttattttgtaagaataacaacaatttttaagtttatttttaaatttaaacaacaatttttttgtgaaacaaaaacaacactTAGAAAACTTCAGATGATATATTTTGTAACGAACTTTCAATATGTGGTGTCTAGAAAACTAATGTGAAAAGGTAATACTTTCAGCAAAAACCATGTTTTGATCATATTGTAATTttctacaagaaaacatgacaAAATCCGACAAAAATAGcggtgaatttgattttattggaATTTCTCGACAATTTCATTGGGTTTACAACGAATTTGGCTTCATCGTTATCACTTGTCAGTCGGGAAGATGGATagaaatgttttatatataggcTTTGATCAATTACTCAAGATTGGAGATGGTACTTAAATGTTAGCTCATATCTTATctaagaagatgatgatttatttaaataaattaaatattttattatttcgtGTACGTGTATTTCAAACAACACAACAGTTTTCCTATACTACtagttattatattaaattcGAATATCATGATTTGAAAAGTCGTCATCAAAATATAGCCAGACGTAACAAATTTATACTGCTCCAGTGATTATATATTCTAATGTACATACAATTTCACCTAATACACTCTatcacccccccccccccccccccccNNNNNNNNNNNNNNNNNNNNNNNNNNNNNNNNAAATGAgatatatgaaattaatataGAGTATATGTATAAATTGTGGTGTATGAAAGTTGTCATAAGGTTAGAAATGTTCTATCTTTCAAGACCCACCACAGTGTGTTGTCTCAAAAAGAAGGGCATTGCTGTGTTCTAAGAGTTGTCAGCTGTGGGGCCAAACATATGAGCCCATTTTTGATCAAATACGATTAACTTATTGGGCTAAATGGGCCCAATTATTGCTTATCGTGttctcaaattttctttttattcgtttctttatttttttttggggcttATCGACCAAAACTGTTCCTTATTTACTTAAATGTTATTATGCAAATGGAGAAGATAATATATAAAGGAGGAGGATGAGATCACACATGGGAAGTGTTTGATAGAAAGAGTGACTGGTGAGAGAAGTGTAGCCATAAGAAGCAACTTTAAGAATGCTGAGGTTCACAACAAAAGAAAGCTATCTTACACACTCATTTCCCTCTTTTATCTCTTCCACAAATTCCTCCAAATTTTAGATATTGACTTCACAGTCATACTATCATAGCATGGGGTGAATcgtttatttgataaatttaatCGTTTTTTGTTGGGCAAACAAAATTAATCGTTTACATATACATATGTTATATACGATCATCAGTGCCGGCTTAGAACATGTGCGGGAGGTGCAAGGGCACAGGGTCCAagggtccaaaaaaaaaaatttacatgtaatttttttttttttgaaaaaaatagtatatatttaagGGTTTTTCAGAAAGTAGCACTGGATCTAGATAATATTTGAGCCGGGCCTGACGATCATAATAGGTACACATCGTCCAGCGAAGtcattatttatgttatattaCAGCTATCATCTTAATATCGAATAATTTATCGTACATTTATAAGTATAAGTAAGTATACGATAAAAATGTTAGTATTCTTAATCTAAAGGTGACAAGTTTGTATGAAATGAAGGTGTTGGTAGCTGAGTAGCTCTACAAGTCAGACTTTGGGGAGCTTTTAGAGGGAATATGTCTAGATAACCAAGTCGTGCAggttcaaatcttttttttgtttttactgtcAAACAAAAGTAATTAGACAATCATTCATATTAACTTCGACCGATGTTAGGCTACTAGAATTGGATATCCGAAATTGTTACAATATTTGGGAAGATGATTGCATATCAGGGATTGGTTAGGTATGATTGAGATGTAGATGGAACTGTCTATTTTCCAAACGGGCTCAAGTGTTCTTAATTAACGTATCATTGTCAACTTCTAACGCTCCAAGACAAAACCCTTTTTCTAGTTATGTCTTGTAGTTGTACGACGGTACACCCAAACCATATCACGTGTCATCTCCCTTGGATTGTCAGTTTGTCACCACACGTGTGGGCTCGAATCTTATGCTAACCACTTACTATTCATGTCATGTCTATGTTTTGcctttgtaaccatttattatgGAATCTATACAACGTGACCTTGCCGACTTTTCATCTTTATATCTTTCTCGGTAGTTGCTAAATGTATATAGAAAGATATCATAATCTTGATTTACAACCTATATAAAATCCCGTCTTTTATAGAATTAAATCTGATCATCTGATGTTTGATTAAGTTCAAATCGGATAAAGAGGAGCCAACAATTTTCTGAACTGAAAATATCTGTTTGTGATTTTTACCATAAAAAAACggattatataaaaacaattccGGACTAATCTTATCAAACTAGCTAACATTTCGTTTTCcatctgttttttgtttccatgaTTTATAACATCCAGCAAAAAATTAAAGTGGATTCTAGATTACACCAAAATTATGAGTCCTGAATATTTAGAATGGTAATAGGTAATCTTTTTAAACTTTGGACCAAACTATTTTGGATTAGTTGATATCTTTATTCCAAAATTATACCAAACACATAATTCTACTTCAATATAAACGATTGGCTCCACTTCAGAATCTTGCTCTTAAGATTGGCTAccactcttttttgttttgacaatgattttttttttagaaataagaCGGATAAGATATTAGAAAGTCATTACTGATCCAAGTGATTGTTGCACCACAGACTTTAGTGTCCTGTCTCAAATTTCACCTGTTCATCTAGCTGTAAGTAGCCGAATCCATTCAAATTATTTCATTGGAAATTGATGAAATAGtgaatttaaattattattattgttggtTTTATGGCACGGGCACGTATTAATctagaatttgaaattttttgtaaaGTGGTTTCGTAgcttttgtgttttgaaaaatCTTGGAATTACGTTTAGCAACAAGTTTTCTATGTTACTCAAGCACtgatataaatttcaaattaagaTTCAGTCTTTAATATGTGAAAGATTCTAAATTATCAAAAGTCGATAATAGCaaaaatatataccaaaaattGGGACATTTATTTCAAATGAATTAAACTGACATAAAAGCTGCAATATCAATTTACTACCAAGGTGAGTTCACTtggtttcaaatattttcttgggaGGGATGGTGAGTTTTTGTTTCCGGAAGGTGTTCGACTACTACCGtatatattaccttttttttttttttttgaacaaaactaCCGTATATATTACCAACCGTTACTTCCAACCTAAAGTCCaaatctttttcaaaaaagaaataacatatatatatatatatatatatcaattttttctaatttattattttccgACAACACGACTAAAGTTTATATGAACGACACAACTAAATGGAATAATAATTATTCCCTCTTTTTCAGATTTTGTATTGGTtgtttcacatatatataaaacaaaacaattacaatTTTCACTTTACCCCTCAtcaatatctaatatattttcaatgcttttattaattaatactccctctgtttcataatataggatgtttagagaaatattttttttttcataatataggatgtttctaactttctatacaacttttagattaaatttatattttatattatgcagacttatttatgattggttaaactttttaaaagtaattatttttaatatgcgtgttttcactaaaacattctatattttgaaatggagagagtacattacaaaataaaatatgcattaaaaatataaacgacacttatttagaaaacaaaaattaagttataaataacaataaaatattttaatttcgaTCAAATATGTATGCTACCGATGAgaatgattataaaataaagcatTAACTTGAGTTTCATAAGAATTTATTAAAGATTTATATATCATGGACTCATGGAGGAGTGACTTCGAAGCTCTTCATCAAAAGATAATGGCACTTAAACATAACTCATTAAGTTAAACTAGAATTGACAATAAGGGGATTACAAACACACTATAAAAGCTATCTAatgataagttttaaaatatcttatcatttatttttaacgtaatgtttacatttttttttcaaaaagcaaATTCATTCTCCAAACAGAGGCTGATAGTCCTAATTGAAATCGGACATATAAAACACGCGGAACAACTTGTGTTTGCGTATTACATAATTTAATTGGGTATCTTTCATATTTTGCATATTGTGTCAATGGCAATGCAAAGTGCTTTTGCGGTTTTGCCTAACGTTTATGGAACACAAAAATGTACATCCCTACTCGCCATTCAACTAAGTAATATTTCTTCATATGTAACATATTAGTGTACATAATACATATGTATGTATGCATTcatctataaaaatttaatggaaTCATGGGTTGTGTATGATTTGATGTacataaagattttttaaaatgaacgACAAAATTAAATccgaaaataaaagaagactCGAAATTGGAATCCAAGGCAATAAGAGACGATAGCCCCACATTATCATAAATACAATCAATTAATTTCCTACAACTTATCAGAAAGCTCATAAAATCAAATGAGCCCACCTTTCTCCTTCAATTAAGTTCTTCACCCACGCATTTAGTGGGTCACACAAACTCTTATGACTTGTGTCTCTccaaatatctaattttttcagcattgaaaacatttaaatcccaaattaaaattaaaacaaactatCGTAATCCACTAATATCAACGTATGAGTATCGCATGATACGTTTACGACCCGTAAATTCACATACTACGACCTTAGTTTATTTAATGATGGAGTTACATATCACCATCACTTGTTATATAAACCTAAACACATTATATCATCCCATATCAACTTGTTCCTCATTCCCCGCAAATCAAGCATAGAAAGAGACTATTGGATCATCCAAGTATCTGattctcaaaccctaaaagatAATTATGTCAATGAAAGGGATCTCATCAGCAGAGCCAGATAAGCTTCCCAGGAGAATATCTTTGACCCACAAGCGCAATTCTGGCGAGCTTGACGTGTTCGAGGCCGCTGTGTACTTCTCCGGCTACAACGAAGCCTCCTCCGGCGACCatagaaacacacaaaagtttGGCTATAACGCGGCAAGAGAGGAGAATCGTAGGAAATGGGGAATattaggaggaggaggaggaggaagaagaatcagCTTAGATTTGCCGATCAGATGTTCTGAACAGGtgcaccatcttcaccaagatCATCATGAAGTTACAACAATCAAGGAGAGACTTAGTAACGTGAGACACAAGCAACCTAGCTCACCAGGTGGTAAAATCGCCAGCTTCTTGAACTCTCTGTTCCATCAATCAGGTTCAAAGAAGAACAAGTCCAAGTCAAAGTCGAAGGCAACAGATCCCGAAGTGGAAGAGGAGGTCACCGGAGCAGGATggatgaagaggaggagaagaagcagtATAAGCCATTTCTTGAGCTCAAGCAGATCTAattcaaccaccaccaccaccactacgacatcatcatcatcaaaatctcTAATTTCGTCATCAAGCTCAGGTTTCAGAACTCCTCCTCCTTATTTGAACACCCCCACCAAGAACTACAAGCAGTTCTTGAATTACACTTCTGCTACCAAACAAGTgggagaagaggaaaagaagaccCACAAAGACTACTCGTGGCTGGACGAGAAACTCAAGGTGATGGAGAGCCTCTCGGAGAATCAGAGCAATTGGGcttatgatgaagatgatgatcagaGAATAAAGAGAGAGGGATATGATGATGGAATGGAGAGTGATTCAAGTTCTGATCTCTTCGAATTGCAAAACTACGAGTTGTCTCGTGGAGGCTTGCCAGTCTACGAGACTACCAATGTAGCTAACATCAACAACACTCATATATAATTCAAACTCTCTTGAGCGTCATCAACTCCATCAGATCTTGCATGGTAATAGCACCCATAAaacaaattgtttgtttttttctcgaTTTGTTCTTGTCTGATTGCTTGAGTTATATATGTAATTCTTTTGGACTTCTTGGATTTGATTGTGGATgttttaatagtattttttttgtttgtttgagatttgagGGTAGATCGACTTGATAAAATACCTAGTTTTTTCTTGTCTATCACATGGATTTTTGTTTCcatatctttactttttttttccttgtaaaataaattttgtacaatattttaatatgttaattatcAGAGTACGTGGTAAACCATTTTTATTTCAGTAGAAATGAGAAATTTGTCACTTACATATAATTGAGTAACATTCACCGACCGGAAAAAAATtgagctatatatatgtaaaggacCATATAAAGCGTTGATAAAGGAAAACATAATCAAAGCATTAAGAGCCAGAAATATTATATGGCATGGGACCAATAAACAAAGTTTCACCAGCCGGTTAAGTTTTTTTGCCCTTTACATTTGTTGGTTAGTTATAAGTCTAGTTTTTTGTCGTCGGTTACGAGTCTTCAAACTTATGGCGCCACTAGTTCTCAATAAAATGATGTATCTATAACATGAGAAAAAGTCAAGCAGACAAAATTTTTGGGACCAACAACGATCTCCACTTGCAATTTTGTTTCCTTGTCAACTAGTAATACATAGAATATTACATGTTCAAGCAAAGCTAGTCAGGATCGTAGAAAGATTAACATAAAAGATTCGAGTTCTACTACGGATTAAATAGTCTTCGAACTATTTGGAACAcgaagaataaacatggctaactaaaaaatatatatgagaattgAGAACGCATACTATTCCGAGAATAAGGATAGCacgtccaaaaaaaaaaattcgaaccTAAACCAGATAATTTACTGCTGCAGAATCTATTTGCATGATCATtcataaacattaaaatattattataagagAAGTAGCAATCAATAACTTATTATAACTTAATCTAGTATGCCTAgacgttttttttgttgtcctgTCACGAGTTGCGTCATAGAACTTCGATAGAAATGACAAAGTATAATTAATGTTTTGGTTTGAAGATTGATTTATCCTTAAAAAAAGATTAGCACTATATTGCTTTTAGATAAATGTATTAATTAACAAACTAATCAAGGACAGCAAAAGAGATGTCCAAAAGCTTTTGTCATGCATAGATTGCGGTTGCTTTTCGAGTTTcgcattttgatatatttttattaatgcATGCATAAGGCATACGGAGTACTATCTATACAtagccttttttatttttggaacaCTACTATATAGCCTTTCAAAGGATAATTATTATGTATTGGTTCATGGATAAGATAGCCGATGTACAACTCTTTCCAAGTGAAATTGTGTTGTTtacttcaaaaaaacaaaaaactgatgAAACTGAAATTTGGACTtcaaaaggaaaattaaatagTCATAAGAAAATACATTTAACGAAACTTAGactttggtcttttttttttaaagaaagataATTAATTTCATCTTAATTATACACTAGGTAGGTTAAAAATAGTTAATTTATCTTGTTACGTTGTATTCATTTCACATACACTGTAAATTAATTTGTATTACAGTATATGTAAATAGCGAGATACGTTTGTACATGTTAGAATTTTATAACATTTAAGGTAgttttcaaagaacaaaatacaTGATAAACCAATACTAAGCAGATAGGAGGGGGTCTAATGTATTACGATCAGCTCATGCGTACtggcaacaaaacaaaaaagggaaccaaaataatatactCATGCTGGTAGAAACAATGATACATGTCACCAATATAGACAAAAGTCGGGTATATGAAATTAATAAGTAATACATATAAtggctttcttctcctctcctctAGGCTCTAGTGGATGGAGGGTCCAACGTCCAAACATGTGATTATCATAAAGTTGAGGTAATTATGCAAAGTAAAATGATATAATTATGAACCTTGCTAATAAAGACACTCACAAGATAGTATTTGGAGTTTCGTTAgatgagttataatattttacgtCATATATGTTGTCATATTTgcaaattttaataagtttggATCGACAATGATACTTTTCGATTTGGTTTATTGGATATAGTAAATCACTGTTAGTTCTTGGTTATTCGGTAGAAAAACAATGTTATATCATTCGgtttaactttaaaaaacatCTAATTCAGTTTTCGTGTTCTGTGTGTGTTTGATGATGTCAATGtcattataaacaaaaataaactctGGTCTTCGATCTAAAGTTCAAAAACCTGAACTTTCCATTGTTATCAAATACTGTGATAAATAGAAatcattacaattttttttttctttttttttttgtcgaactCATTACTAATCTTTTGTGGTGCACATTGAACATCGACTATTATTACTTCAAGATATATTtgcttttagtttctttttttttctttaacaatatACGTGAACTTacgatgaaaaaaaaagaatatacgTGAAAATTGAACAGACCGTAGTTAAATGGGCTTGAAACAGGCCTTTATATTGCTACGTAAATTTGATGGACCTGGCTTTGCAAATTGGAATTAGCACCGTactttagtttttaatttaatttttctccAAACCTAATCAGTATTTTTATTTGAGTAATTATCTTTCTGTTaagtattattataattatacatatccgttaattataattattttcacatttttcccactgtttgttttatttttaaatttgagtcACACATCATATATATGTCTAAAAATTACTTtagactctcttttttttccccatTAAGTTAACGAAATTTGAGAAACGATCAAATCATAGAAACTATGAAACTACATAAGAAATATTTGGCTTAGATTCCATCACCTGAATAAAGAGTGCGGTTGGTTGGCCAACAAAATATATGCTCTGGCtcccaccaaaaaaattatataaaaagtgctgattttaagaaaaagaaaagaagaaaaaaaaagtaaaagggTTGATTTTGTAATAAAGCAAAAGGTTTGGGAAGCGTCAGAAGGGATTTGTCCATTCACGCTCCACCACCAATCTCCTTCAACTCGATGattctcatattattttatttattcttttcgCGACCCcaaagtttctttttcttttaaggaaACCCCCaatatattcttctttctaACTTATGTATTGATTTGGATAATTGGAATTAGCACCGTACTTAAAATTGATTAAACTCTATAGAAAATTTATACATTCAGCACCCCCGATACATTTTACTATATTAAGATCCGTGCTAGCGTACgagttgaaatttattttatttatattgtaatttttatataaaatataatttatgtgattatttttaaaagtttttttggataaaacatcat from Camelina sativa cultivar DH55 chromosome 7, Cs, whole genome shotgun sequence includes the following:
- the LOC104701540 gene encoding protein BIG GRAIN 1-like E; the encoded protein is MSMKGISSAEPDKLPRRISLTHKRNSGELDVFEAAVYFSGYNEASSGDHRNTQKFGYNAAREENRRKWGILGGGGGGRRISLDLPIRCSEQVHHLHQDHHEVTTIKERLSNVRHKQPSSPGGKIASFLNSLFHQSGSKKNKSKSKSKATDPEVEEEVTGAGWMKRRRRSSISHFLSSSRSNSTTTTTTTTSSSSKSLISSSSSGFRTPPPYLNTPTKNYKQFLNYTSATKQVGEEEKKTHKDYSWLDEKLKVMESLSENQSNWAYDEDDDQRIKREGYDDGMESDSSSDLFELQNYELSRGGLPVYETTNVANINNTHI